The Flavobacterium sp. 140616W15 sequence ATGAGTAGGCGCCCATGTTGCATTAGTTAGAATTTCCTGCAATACAGTATCCGAAAGACTTCCCCCTATATAAGAATCAGCATAAATACTTTTTCTAAATCTAATTAGCTGAGTTGCAACTTCAGATGAAGAACCTATGATACTTGTTTCCATAAACTTTAATAAAGATTTAGTGATAATTTAGATAAAATTAAGTACGAAAAATATGCAAAATAAATTTTGTTATTTAAAATTATTATAAATAGCTTTGCTGAAGTAAATTATTATTTATAATTAGAATAAATAAAAACAAGACAAATATATATAGTAATTCTCATAAAAACAATATAAATCTTGTTATCACATCCAAAAAAAACTATGTAATCTACTACAGAACCAGACAGCCTAACAAAACACAACCTTCTAATATTAACTAATTACCCCCATAATTATGAAAAGTAGAACCATTAGTTTCCTACCCTTAACGGAAAAGATCATTATCAAAATCTTAACAGATTAAAGCAATTAAGTATAGCGCTTAAAAAAACTTACCTAATCAAAAAGCACACTTTGAAAAACTAATCATATCCATTAAACCATACCCAATGAAAGAAAAATCCCGAATCGTAAGACATGAGAACGGTCAATTAAACCCTCAACTAGTCACATCACATCTTCAACCTGAAATATGGGAAAAAGTAAATAGAATACAGCTAAGAAAAATGCTATGTGAGTATTCACATGAATTATTACTTAGTCCTCAATTACAGAATACTAACGGAGTATGGGGATTTTACTACCTTAATACACAAGATGGAATAACAGAATATCAATTTCGTGCACAAATACTTGCATTAGATCATTGGCATATTGACACAGACTCTATTGCTAAAACAGTAAACGGAAATCCTGAACCTCTTGATGCTATCGCTTTTCTTCTTGAATTTACAGAAGAATTAGGCTTTACTGATCTAAATCTGCCTACTTACCTTGAAGAAGTAATCAGCTGTCTCTATGGTAGTGCTTATATGCATACTAATAGCGAGTTTTCAGCTAAAGATCTAACAGAAGCAAGTTACGCCGATGTAGAACATGCTATGACAGCCGGGCATCCTTGTTTTGTTGCCAACAGTGCCAGAATTGGCTTTGATGCAGTAGATTATCAGAATTACAGCCCTGAAGCAGCAACACCGCTTTCGCTGGTTTGGGTAGCAGGCCATAAAAATCACACCGAATTTACGAGTATTCCTCCTCTTAGTTACCAACAAGTAATGAAGCAGGAATTAGATCCAGACTTAAAAGAAACATTTGATTCAATTCTTATAGAAAAAGGGCTTCAGCCAGAAGATTATATCTTTTTCCCTATTCATCCGTGGCAATGGCACAATAAACTGATTTATTTATTTGCGCCAGATATTGCTGCATCAAAATTGGTTTGTTTAGGTGATAGTAAAGATTTGTATATGCCTCAACAATCAGTACGTACATTTTTTAACGTAAGCAATGTTAAAAGATTTTATGTCAAATCAGCTCTCTCTATTCTTAATATGGGCTTTATGAGAGGACTTTCGCCTTATTTTATGCGAACAAACCCACCAATTAGCGAATGGGTTGCGAACCTTGTAGAGAATGATCCTTATCTTCAGAAAAAGGGTTTTACTACTTTAAAAGAAATCGCTGCAGTTGGTTACACCAATGCGTACATCGAAGAGGCTATAAAAGTAGATTCTCCTTATAAAAAAATGTTGTCTACGTTATGGAGAGAAAGTCCGATGGACAAAATAGCAAATGGTGAACGTCTTATGACTATGGCTGCACTGCTTCACATAGATACTAATGGAAACTCATTGCTGGCGGAATTAATTAAATCTTCCCCTTTAGATGCAAAAGAATGGCTTCAAAGCTATTTGCAATCTTACCTTAGCCCGCTTTTACATTGCTTTTATTACCATGATATGCGTTTTATGCCACACGGCGAAAATCTGATTCTGGTATTCCGTGACAATGTTCCAGTTAGGGCAATTATGAAAGACATTGGTGAAGAAGTAGCTATTGTAAATCAGGAAAAAGAATTACCAGAAACAATCAAACGTATCATTATCAATGTTCCTGAAGATCTTAAAATCCTATCAATTTTTACTCAGATATTTGATTCTTTCTTCAGATACCTAAATCATGTATTGGTAGAACATGTAAATCTGCCTGAAGAAGATTTTTGGAGTCTTGTAGCAGAATGCGTAACAGAATACCAATCAGAATATCCTGAACTGGAGGATAAATTCAGAAAGTATGATTTATTTGATTCTGAAATTATTAAAACATGTTCAAATAGATTACAAATGCAAAACAGTACAAAAATGCTTGACGCTACCAATCCCTTCAAGAATCAACAATTTGCTGGTACTCTGAAAAATCCACTTTCCATTTATCAGACAAAATTAATCTAGTCCTTCTTTAAAACCATAATACGCTAAAACCATGAATATAGATACGCAAATCTCACCAATACAAGCGTCCAGCCATTTAGAAAAAACAGTTTGGGACAAAGTAACTCGTTTGCACCTTAGAAAAATACTTGCCGAATTTTCTCATGAACGACTAGTTATTCCAAAACTAATCGGAAATAAAGACGACTGGGAAATCTATCAGCTGACAAGTACAGACGGAAAAAACGTCTATCAGTTTAATGCTAGAATTTTAGCTTTAAACCATTGGTATATTGATACTCCATCCATTGAAAAATTTACCGAAGGGGAAACTGCTACATTAGACGCGCTAAGTTTTATCATTGAATTTAAGGCAGAACTTGGAATTCCTGAAGAATCGTTACCTGTTTACCTGGAAGAGGTGTGCAGTACACTGGCAGGAAGTGCTTACCTAAATTATTATGGCAAACCAAATTCAAAAGAACTATTAGACGCCAGTTATCAGCAAACTGAATCTACCATGACAGGTCACCCCCGATTCATCGCTAATAATGGAAGAATCGGTTTTACTTCCAGCGATCACAGAGAATATGCTCCAGAAGCGGCTGCACCATTTTCTTTGGTCTGGCTTGCCGGTCATCGCTCGACTGCTGTGTTTACTGCCGTATTGCCTTTAGATTATGATAAAGTAATGTTACAAGAACTTGGTGAAGAAACGTTGAATAATTTTAACGATAAACTTCTTGAAAAAGGGTTAAATCCTAATGATTATTTTTATATGCCGGTGCATCCATGGCAATGGTTTAATAAATTAGCCAATATATTTTCAGCAGATATCGCGACTAACAGACTGGTTTGTATGGGATATAATGCTGATAAATACCAGCCACAACAATCTATACGAACATTCTATAATATTACCAATCCCGAAAAATTCTATGTTAAAACGGCTTTATCTGTGCTTAACATGGGTTATGTACGTGGGCTATCTCCTAAATTTATGTTGTCTAACCCACCAATCAATGAGTGGATTTACAACTTGGTAAAAGATGATAACTACTTACAATCTAAAGGGTTTATCATTCTGAGAGAAATCGCCAGTTTAAGTTTTGCTCATCAATACTATGAAACAGCGGTTCCGGGTGATACTCCTTACAAAAAAATGTTCGCCTGTTTATGGAGAGAAAGCCCAGCCGATAAAGTCTCAGAAAATCAGCGTTTAATTACAATGGCAGCATTACTTCATATTGATAATGAAGGTAAGGCTTATCTTCCGGAATTAATACAGGCATCTGGTTTAACGACTTCTAATTGGTTAAGACAATACTTTAGCTGCTATTTAAGTCCTTTACTTCATTGCTTTTACAAATGGGATATGGTTTTTATGCCTCATGGCGAAAATTTAATCTTGATTCTGGAAGATCATAAGGTTGTTAATGCCATTATGAAAGATATTGGTGAAGAGGTTTCGTTACTTAACTGTAGTTTAGATATTCCTGAAGAAGCTTTGAGACTTGCTGTTAACGTTCCTGACGATCGCAAAACGCTGCCTTTATTTACACAGGTATTCGATTCTATATTCCGATTTATAGCGGCAATACTTGTAGAACATGCTGATTTTCCAGAAGACGAGTTTTGGAAGCTTGTAGCAGAGTGCATCTTAGATTACCAATCTGCACATCCTGAATTCAGTGAATCTTTCCAGAAATTTGATCTGTTTGTTAATGAATTTAGCCCTGATGCTCTAAACAAATTACAATTAAATAATAACAGACAATTGAGAAATCGTGCCAATCCATTTCAAAACCTGCCTTATATCGGCATTGTAAAAAACCCAGTAACACCATTTTACATTAATTAATTTAATAAATAATATTTTCGTGAATTATTTTACATCATTAAACAAGTACATACCCGCGTTGCTTATTACTGCTGCGTTCTTATTATTGTCTTTACAAACTCAGGCACAACAAACCCAATTAGGGGTCATCAAGGGTCAGGTTATGACAGAAGACGGAAAGAAGGTACTGTACGGCACTGTTAACCTAAATGGAAAATACAGTGTAAAAATAGACAAGGATGGTTGGTATATGTTTGATAAACTTACATCAAAAATGAACACCCTTACGGTCAATATCATGGGGTTAGCCCCACAGACAAAAACGGTTACCGTAGAAACTGGGGAGGAAATTTTATTGGATTTTAACCTTACCGCAAATGCCGAAATTCTTAATGAGGTTTTTATTGTAGGTAATAAATATAAAATTACTTCAAAAAAGAAAAGTGAGTATGTGTCGAGGCTTCCCATTTCAAACCTTGAAAACTCACAAGTTTATAGTGTAGTAGACAAAGAACTTATCAAAGAGCAAATGGCTTTAACAGTCGAAGAATCTTTTAGAAATGTTCCGGGAGCTGCACCTGCAAAAACGGGGGCTGGAATGCCCTCTTTTTTCTCGAGAGGTTTTCAAACCAGTGAAAATTTCCGTAATGGAATGGCGACTTATCTGCGCACAGGTGTAGATCTTGCTGCTGTAGAACGTGTAGAGACTTATAAAGGTCCAAGTTCTACCCTTTTCGGAGCACAGATGACCTCATTTGGAGGAATTGTTAATTACATTACCAAAAAGCCATACGATCATTTTGGAGGCGAAATAGGCTATACCATGGGAAGTTGGGACTTGAGCCGTATGACATTAGACATCAATACCCCAGTTAAGGATGCCGAAGGTTTGCTCATTCGATTAAACGTAGCTCGTCAGACCGAGAATACCTTTCAGGATCAAGGAAACTCTGCTACTTTACTTATTGCGCCAAGCATTACTTATCAGGTATCTGACCGCTTGAAGTTTACGCTGAATGCTGATTTTCAAAGTGCACAAGGAATTACTCCAGCCGGATGGATTACTTCTCCTACATTGGGGCTAACTAGCTTTAAAGATCTTAATCTGGACTATCGCATATCACTTAATGACAACTCTCTCGTAAGCAAACAGGCTTCTACCAACGTATTGCTTGATGCAGAATACAAAATTTCTGACCAATGGACCTCTCAGTCCAGATATGCTTACAGCGGTGGTTCTTACGATGATCTTTATATTTTTGATTTCATCTGGCAAAGTAGCTCATCTGTAGATCGCGTATTAAGAACATTTACAGATGAAAAAACAGTGCGAAAAAATTTCCAGCAAAATTTTACAGGAGATTTTAAAATCGGGAACCTCAGAAACAGACTTGTTGTCGGTTTTGATTATTTATCTAGTTACAGATCAACCCGATATGACGGACTGGGGTATGGCGGTAAAGTATTTGAACCGGCAAACCTCGATAATCTTGGTGCAACACCAGTGATTAGAATAGAGGACGTTGAATCGATTTTAGCAAAAAGAAACACGGGACAAAACCAGACAAAAGAATCTACTTATAGTGTTTATGCTTCTGATGTTCTAAATATAACAGATCAGCTTTTAGTTATGGCCAGTTTACGTGTAGATCGTTATATTGGTGATGGAACAACAAATACAAAATCCCGCACAACTGTAGGTGACTACAATCAAACCGCACTCTCTCCAAAATTTGGTCTAGTATATCAAATTGTTGAAGACAAAGTAGCGGTTTTTGGTAATTATATGAATGGATTTAAAAACATTGGTAGCAAACTTCAGCCAAATGGAGAAGTTTCAGTTTTTAAACCCCAAGAGGCTGCACAACTGGAAGGTGGTGTTAAACTTGATTTATCAGACAAACTCAATGCAACTGTAAGCTATTACCAGATTGATGTAACAAACAGTTTAAGAAATGATGTAACAACTCAGGGAACCTATGTTATCCAAGACGGAACGCAAAAAAGTAAAGGACTTGAAATAGAAATTATCGGAAGACCTTTTTCAGGTTTCAACTATGTAGCTAGTTATGGATATAATGATAACGAGTTTACCAAGGCAGCCGAAAATGTATTAGGCAAAAGAGCTGCAGGTACTCCAAAAAATGTGGTTAATCTTTGGGCTAGTTACACTATTGTTAATGGTAAAGCTCAGGGATTGGGACTCGGAATTGGGAATTCTTATGTTTCTGATGCTTTTATAGACAACACAAATACCTTTACACTTAACTCCTATAATCTTCTTGATGCAACTGTGTTTTACAACCGTCCGAAATATCGAATTGGTATTAAAGCTAATAACATTCTGGACGAACAATATTGGGTAAGTGACGGTTATTATGCACGTCCACAAAAACCAAGCAATTTTATGATCAACTTTACTTATAAATTTTAGTTAGATGGAGCATATCGATCAGCGCGCTTTTAAATCCCAAAGAATATTATTGGGAGTAGTGATGACTTTTGCTATTCTGGATCATACCCGACTCTTTTTCATTACTGGAACACTAATCCGTCAGATTTAGATCATACCACTTTCTCTTTGTTCTTTGCCCGGTTTATATCCCATTATTTTGCGCCAACAGTTTTCTTTATAGCTGGTATTGAATTATTTCACTGGATGGGTAAGAGAACCAAAAAA is a genomic window containing:
- a CDS encoding IucA/IucC family siderophore biosynthesis protein, encoding MKEKSRIVRHENGQLNPQLVTSHLQPEIWEKVNRIQLRKMLCEYSHELLLSPQLQNTNGVWGFYYLNTQDGITEYQFRAQILALDHWHIDTDSIAKTVNGNPEPLDAIAFLLEFTEELGFTDLNLPTYLEEVISCLYGSAYMHTNSEFSAKDLTEASYADVEHAMTAGHPCFVANSARIGFDAVDYQNYSPEAATPLSLVWVAGHKNHTEFTSIPPLSYQQVMKQELDPDLKETFDSILIEKGLQPEDYIFFPIHPWQWHNKLIYLFAPDIAASKLVCLGDSKDLYMPQQSVRTFFNVSNVKRFYVKSALSILNMGFMRGLSPYFMRTNPPISEWVANLVENDPYLQKKGFTTLKEIAAVGYTNAYIEEAIKVDSPYKKMLSTLWRESPMDKIANGERLMTMAALLHIDTNGNSLLAELIKSSPLDAKEWLQSYLQSYLSPLLHCFYYHDMRFMPHGENLILVFRDNVPVRAIMKDIGEEVAIVNQEKELPETIKRIIINVPEDLKILSIFTQIFDSFFRYLNHVLVEHVNLPEEDFWSLVAECVTEYQSEYPELEDKFRKYDLFDSEIIKTCSNRLQMQNSTKMLDATNPFKNQQFAGTLKNPLSIYQTKLI
- a CDS encoding IucA/IucC family siderophore biosynthesis protein, encoding MNIDTQISPIQASSHLEKTVWDKVTRLHLRKILAEFSHERLVIPKLIGNKDDWEIYQLTSTDGKNVYQFNARILALNHWYIDTPSIEKFTEGETATLDALSFIIEFKAELGIPEESLPVYLEEVCSTLAGSAYLNYYGKPNSKELLDASYQQTESTMTGHPRFIANNGRIGFTSSDHREYAPEAAAPFSLVWLAGHRSTAVFTAVLPLDYDKVMLQELGEETLNNFNDKLLEKGLNPNDYFYMPVHPWQWFNKLANIFSADIATNRLVCMGYNADKYQPQQSIRTFYNITNPEKFYVKTALSVLNMGYVRGLSPKFMLSNPPINEWIYNLVKDDNYLQSKGFIILREIASLSFAHQYYETAVPGDTPYKKMFACLWRESPADKVSENQRLITMAALLHIDNEGKAYLPELIQASGLTTSNWLRQYFSCYLSPLLHCFYKWDMVFMPHGENLILILEDHKVVNAIMKDIGEEVSLLNCSLDIPEEALRLAVNVPDDRKTLPLFTQVFDSIFRFIAAILVEHADFPEDEFWKLVAECILDYQSAHPEFSESFQKFDLFVNEFSPDALNKLQLNNNRQLRNRANPFQNLPYIGIVKNPVTPFYIN
- a CDS encoding TonB-dependent siderophore receptor, with product MNYFTSLNKYIPALLITAAFLLLSLQTQAQQTQLGVIKGQVMTEDGKKVLYGTVNLNGKYSVKIDKDGWYMFDKLTSKMNTLTVNIMGLAPQTKTVTVETGEEILLDFNLTANAEILNEVFIVGNKYKITSKKKSEYVSRLPISNLENSQVYSVVDKELIKEQMALTVEESFRNVPGAAPAKTGAGMPSFFSRGFQTSENFRNGMATYLRTGVDLAAVERVETYKGPSSTLFGAQMTSFGGIVNYITKKPYDHFGGEIGYTMGSWDLSRMTLDINTPVKDAEGLLIRLNVARQTENTFQDQGNSATLLIAPSITYQVSDRLKFTLNADFQSAQGITPAGWITSPTLGLTSFKDLNLDYRISLNDNSLVSKQASTNVLLDAEYKISDQWTSQSRYAYSGGSYDDLYIFDFIWQSSSSVDRVLRTFTDEKTVRKNFQQNFTGDFKIGNLRNRLVVGFDYLSSYRSTRYDGLGYGGKVFEPANLDNLGATPVIRIEDVESILAKRNTGQNQTKESTYSVYASDVLNITDQLLVMASLRVDRYIGDGTTNTKSRTTVGDYNQTALSPKFGLVYQIVEDKVAVFGNYMNGFKNIGSKLQPNGEVSVFKPQEAAQLEGGVKLDLSDKLNATVSYYQIDVTNSLRNDVTTQGTYVIQDGTQKSKGLEIEIIGRPFSGFNYVASYGYNDNEFTKAAENVLGKRAAGTPKNVVNLWASYTIVNGKAQGLGLGIGNSYVSDAFIDNTNTFTLNSYNLLDATVFYNRPKYRIGIKANNILDEQYWVSDGYYARPQKPSNFMINFTYKF